Proteins from a single region of Starkeya sp. ORNL1:
- a CDS encoding DUF6065 family protein, whose product MFHFTPRDPGIVRFLCRPEDHGVIAPPVPAKTVLPDWFRKLPPVDTQHRSVANNGLTIKRCMPFLDAMTTGWLLPLAATVRLEITDGGRSVNAGWEFDRTMVSNHGAHQVAGNPKEPVPPCKFHNYWSIRTPPGWSCLFVPPISRPGQPFECVAGLVDTDTYNAEIHFPFFATAPDGLHVIEMGTPLVQVIPIRRDGPALDVEIRAESAREAMERDTIHRRTLAGEGWYRKLARAAR is encoded by the coding sequence ATGTTTCACTTTACACCCCGAGACCCGGGCATCGTCCGCTTTCTCTGCCGACCGGAGGATCACGGCGTTATCGCGCCGCCGGTGCCGGCCAAGACCGTGCTGCCGGACTGGTTCCGGAAGCTGCCGCCCGTCGACACGCAGCATCGCTCGGTCGCCAATAACGGCCTGACCATCAAGCGCTGCATGCCCTTTCTCGATGCGATGACGACGGGCTGGCTATTGCCGCTCGCCGCCACCGTGCGGCTGGAGATCACCGATGGCGGGCGCTCGGTCAATGCCGGCTGGGAGTTCGATCGCACCATGGTGAGCAATCATGGTGCGCATCAGGTTGCCGGCAATCCGAAGGAGCCGGTGCCGCCGTGCAAGTTCCATAATTACTGGTCGATCCGTACGCCGCCGGGCTGGAGCTGCCTTTTCGTACCGCCGATCAGCCGGCCCGGGCAGCCCTTCGAGTGCGTCGCCGGCCTGGTGGACACCGACACCTACAATGCCGAGATCCATTTCCCGTTCTTCGCTACCGCGCCGGACGGCCTGCATGTGATCGAGATGGGTACACCGCTGGTCCAGGTGATCCCGATCCGGCGCGACGGGCCGGCGCTCGATGTCGAGATCCGGGCGGAATCCGCGCGCGAGGCGATGGAACGCGACACCATCCATCGCCGCACGCTGGCCGGGGAGGGGTGGTACCGCAAATTGGCGCGCGCAGCCCGGTGA
- a CDS encoding ABC transporter substrate-binding protein produces MIPSCWLRDSRLSSTIAAAIAASWLCLLSGADAQAKDALSSVKASGKIVYCSDLSAPPFIYLNPTSMQPDGFDVDVGIAVAKEMGVTAEYKNMAFEGLIPALQAGQCNAILSSLYDKPARRAVVDFVNYALVGNAVIVKADSTLAVKDLSGLSGKKVSVERGSVNEEEAVQASNELKKQGKPPIDVVSLPKVTDAIQQLLAGLVDAFYSGTATEADFNKKNTVQVKLAGPQTTTFYTGIATLKDDADLHAAIDAAFKKAQTDGTYDGVVKKWSFESMAIAP; encoded by the coding sequence ATGATACCTTCTTGCTGGCTCAGGGACAGCCGCCTTTCGTCGACGATCGCTGCGGCCATAGCGGCTTCGTGGCTGTGCTTACTTTCCGGCGCCGATGCTCAGGCGAAGGACGCGCTGTCTTCCGTTAAGGCATCCGGCAAGATCGTCTATTGCAGCGACCTCTCGGCACCGCCCTTCATATATCTCAACCCGACCTCCATGCAGCCCGACGGCTTCGACGTCGATGTCGGGATCGCGGTCGCGAAGGAGATGGGTGTCACCGCCGAGTACAAGAACATGGCGTTCGAGGGGCTCATCCCGGCTCTCCAGGCCGGCCAGTGCAACGCCATCCTCTCCTCGCTATATGACAAGCCGGCGCGGCGCGCCGTCGTCGACTTCGTCAATTACGCGCTGGTCGGCAATGCCGTCATCGTCAAGGCCGACAGCACGCTCGCGGTCAAGGACCTCTCCGGCTTGTCCGGCAAGAAGGTCTCGGTCGAGCGCGGTTCGGTGAATGAGGAAGAAGCGGTCCAGGCCAGCAACGAACTGAAGAAGCAGGGCAAGCCGCCGATCGACGTCGTCTCGCTGCCCAAGGTAACGGACGCCATCCAGCAGCTTCTCGCCGGGCTGGTCGATGCCTTCTACAGCGGCACCGCCACGGAGGCGGATTTCAACAAGAAGAACACCGTCCAGGTCAAGCTGGCCGGCCCGCAGACGACGACCTTCTATACCGGCATTGCCACGCTGAAGGATGACGCCGATCTGCACGCCGCGATCGATGCCGCGTTCAAGAAGGCGCAGACCGACGGCACCTATGACGGCGTCGTCAAGAAGTGGAGCTTCGAGTCAATGGCCATCGCGCCCTAG
- a CDS encoding alpha/beta hydrolase, with protein MPIPMTTHAVHSRDGTRIGYSRSGDGPGLVLLHGALQTSRSFSRLAAELSDNFTIYVPDRRGRGLSGPPGDSYGMQAEVDDLAALLEATGAHHVFGLSSGALIALQAATNLPAVRKLAIYEPPLEIDGKPSPQAWMPAYESELADGNLAAAMVAIIKGVGDPSMLPRLPRFVFVPMIATALWTQSMLGDRRYSLRRLIPTMQFDIALVREMAGRVESFRALDTPTLLMAGTSSTPFLLAAVDALEDVLPNCQRVDFAGLGHLAADDSGEPARVADVLREYFSQN; from the coding sequence ATGCCGATCCCGATGACCACGCACGCCGTCCATTCCCGCGACGGCACCCGGATCGGCTATTCCAGGAGCGGCGACGGTCCCGGCCTGGTGCTGCTGCACGGCGCGTTGCAGACCAGTCGCAGCTTCAGCCGGCTCGCCGCCGAACTCAGCGACAACTTCACCATCTATGTTCCCGATCGCCGCGGCCGCGGCCTCAGCGGGCCGCCGGGTGACAGCTACGGCATGCAGGCGGAAGTCGATGACCTCGCGGCCCTGCTCGAGGCGACCGGAGCGCACCATGTCTTCGGCCTGAGTTCCGGCGCCCTGATCGCGCTTCAGGCAGCGACCAATTTGCCGGCTGTACGCAAACTGGCGATCTATGAGCCGCCGCTGGAGATCGACGGCAAGCCGTCGCCTCAAGCATGGATGCCGGCCTATGAATCGGAATTGGCGGACGGAAATCTGGCGGCGGCGATGGTCGCCATCATCAAGGGCGTCGGCGATCCCTCGATGCTTCCCCGCCTGCCGCGCTTCGTCTTCGTACCGATGATCGCGACGGCGCTGTGGACCCAGAGCATGCTGGGCGACCGCCGCTACTCCCTGCGCCGGCTCATTCCCACCATGCAGTTCGACATCGCCCTGGTCCGCGAAATGGCGGGCCGGGTCGAGAGCTTCCGGGCCCTCGACACTCCAACGCTGCTTATGGCCGGTACCAGCAGCACGCCCTTCCTGCTTGCCGCGGTCGATGCCCTCGAGGATGTCCTGCCGAATTGCCAGCGGGTCGATTTCGCCGGGCTCGGGCACCTGGCCGCCGACGACAGCGGCGAGCCGGCGCGGGTGGCGGACGTGCTGCGGGAGTATTTTTCGCAGAACTGA
- a CDS encoding gamma-glutamyltransferase, with protein MSIQQNGPAWPHLDAYEQFPHLAGHRPVLGTRGMVSSPHAMASSIGCDVLKAGGNAVDAAIAASAALMVACPMQCGPGGDAFWLIAEPNGKVYALDASGRASRHADPAILRAQGLTTIPPRSGYAVTAPGAVEGWSAARRRFGSLPLAALLEPAAALAEDGVVVSRHLHASFQVCLGELAAKDALRLWGGQSPQVYDRMKQPALAALLRGIGRQGADHLYGGEIAAAIARAVADAGGWLDAADLAAHASHWVAPVQGRFRDLDVFTTPPSTQGFSLLMALGFVESVPTEGVGRFTPESLHLEIEASAAALATRDAVNDDRARLAEPIEQTWSEERRAAFARAFTRQARGAAGMQGTDRITRGDTAHLCVVDGSGMAVSLIQSLFFDFGACIAVPEGGFVLQNRGAAFTLDGKVARLAPGLRPPSTLMPTIALREGKPAIVLGCMGGDGQMQTQLQLLRDLCDGGLDPQQAVSRPRWYLDRSAPGGPRLMIEDGVDDGLVWALQGLGYEVESLGRFEDRMGHAQIIAIRDDGVLAGAADPRSDGQVAAF; from the coding sequence ATGAGCATCCAGCAGAACGGCCCGGCCTGGCCGCACCTCGACGCCTATGAGCAATTCCCCCACCTCGCCGGGCATCGACCGGTGCTGGGTACGCGCGGCATGGTCTCCTCGCCGCACGCCATGGCCTCATCCATCGGCTGCGATGTGCTGAAGGCCGGCGGCAATGCGGTGGACGCCGCCATCGCCGCCAGCGCCGCACTGATGGTTGCCTGCCCGATGCAGTGCGGCCCCGGCGGCGACGCCTTCTGGCTGATCGCCGAGCCCAACGGGAAGGTTTACGCGCTCGACGCCTCCGGCCGGGCCTCCCGCCACGCCGACCCGGCAATCCTGCGCGCGCAGGGCCTTACCACTATCCCGCCGCGCTCGGGTTACGCGGTGACCGCGCCGGGCGCGGTCGAAGGGTGGAGCGCCGCGCGTCGACGCTTCGGTTCGCTGCCACTCGCCGCGCTGCTGGAACCGGCCGCCGCGCTGGCGGAGGATGGCGTGGTTGTCTCCCGCCATCTGCACGCCAGCTTCCAGGTTTGCCTGGGCGAACTCGCCGCCAAGGATGCGCTGCGCCTCTGGGGCGGGCAGAGCCCACAGGTCTATGACCGGATGAAGCAGCCGGCGCTGGCGGCGCTGCTGCGCGGCATTGGCCGCCAGGGTGCCGACCACCTTTATGGCGGCGAGATTGCCGCTGCCATCGCCCGCGCCGTTGCCGACGCCGGCGGCTGGCTCGATGCAGCCGACCTTGCCGCGCATGCCAGCCACTGGGTGGCGCCGGTGCAGGGTCGGTTCCGTGACCTCGACGTCTTCACCACGCCGCCCTCGACGCAAGGCTTCAGCCTGCTGATGGCGCTTGGCTTTGTGGAGAGCGTACCCACCGAAGGCGTGGGGCGCTTCACGCCGGAAAGCCTGCATCTGGAGATCGAGGCGTCGGCCGCGGCGCTCGCGACCCGCGATGCCGTCAATGACGACCGCGCGCGGCTTGCCGAGCCGATAGAGCAGACATGGAGCGAGGAGCGACGCGCCGCCTTTGCCCGCGCCTTCACGAGGCAGGCGCGCGGTGCGGCGGGCATGCAGGGTACCGACCGCATCACCCGCGGCGACACCGCGCATCTGTGCGTGGTCGACGGCTCGGGCATGGCGGTGTCGCTGATCCAGAGCCTGTTCTTCGATTTCGGCGCCTGCATCGCCGTGCCGGAAGGCGGCTTCGTGCTGCAGAATCGTGGTGCCGCCTTCACGCTCGACGGCAAGGTCGCCCGGCTCGCCCCTGGCCTGCGTCCCCCGAGCACGCTGATGCCGACCATCGCGTTGCGCGAGGGCAAACCGGCCATCGTGCTCGGCTGCATGGGCGGCGACGGCCAGATGCAGACGCAGCTACAATTGCTGCGCGATCTGTGTGACGGCGGCCTCGACCCGCAGCAGGCGGTGTCGCGCCCACGCTGGTATCTCGACCGCTCCGCGCCGGGCGGACCGCGCCTTATGATCGAAGACGGCGTCGACGACGGCCTCGTCTGGGCATTGCAGGGCCTGGGCTACGAGGTCGAAAGCCTCGGGCGGTTCGAGGACCGCATGGGCCACGCACAGATCATCGCAATCCGCGACGACGGCGTCCTGGCCGGCGCCGCGGATCCGCGCTCGGATGGGCAGGTGGCAGCGTTCTAG
- a CDS encoding dihydroxyacetone kinase subunit L yields the protein MDAIGPAEIIRLFEAWRNVFAEQREFLIALDGKVGDSDLGITMSKSFAAAYDAVVVEGAPAGLAKLLRTAGAAMAKAAPSTMGTLTATGFLRGGKALESAEAIGTAEAAVFWRAFANGIAERGKAKVGDKTILDVLDPLARTLEAQAEAGAPLGPALTAAAASAEQALEETKSMVAQHGKAAAFQEKSRGLQDAGATVGVFLIRTMRDVAQLDA from the coding sequence ATGGACGCGATCGGACCCGCGGAAATCATCCGGCTTTTCGAAGCCTGGCGAAACGTGTTCGCCGAGCAGCGCGAGTTCCTGATCGCGCTCGACGGCAAGGTCGGCGACAGCGACCTCGGCATCACCATGAGCAAGTCCTTCGCCGCGGCCTACGATGCCGTCGTGGTGGAGGGTGCGCCGGCGGGACTCGCCAAGCTGCTGCGCACCGCCGGTGCGGCCATGGCGAAGGCCGCGCCCTCGACCATGGGCACGCTGACCGCCACCGGTTTTCTGCGCGGCGGCAAGGCGCTGGAGAGCGCCGAGGCGATCGGCACGGCGGAGGCCGCGGTCTTCTGGCGCGCCTTCGCCAATGGCATCGCCGAGCGCGGCAAGGCGAAGGTGGGCGACAAGACCATCCTCGACGTGCTCGATCCTCTCGCCCGCACACTCGAGGCGCAGGCCGAGGCCGGCGCGCCGCTCGGCCCGGCACTCACTGCCGCTGCTGCGAGCGCCGAGCAGGCGCTCGAGGAGACCAAGTCGATGGTCGCCCAGCACGGCAAGGCCGCCGCCTTCCAGGAGAAGTCGCGGGGGCTGCAGGACGCCGGCGCCACGGTTGGCGTGTTCCTGATCCGCACGATGCGGGACGTCGCGCAGTTGGACGCGTGA
- a CDS encoding dihydroxyacetone kinase subunit DhaK, translated as MKKFLNDATTFVDEMLEGIYRAHPQVTYVGDDKRCLVVANRKAGKVGIATGGGSGHLPLFLGYVGDGMLDGCAVGGVFQSPSADQMHEVTKYIDQGAGVLYIFGNYSGDIINFDMAAELADIDGIRVKQVIGNDDVASSVVGEEHKRRGVAGIFFVYKAAGAAAAEGLSLDEVARIADKARLNTRTMGVALSSCVVPEVGHATFSIGEDEMEIGMGIHGEPGISRKKLAPADQVVDEMMERIFAEHPLTTGDEVAVLVNGLGGTPREELYILFRRVSQLIEGRGAKVKHVWIGEFATAMEMAGASISVLTLDAELDRLVAAPAHTPFFTHVAV; from the coding sequence ATGAAAAAATTTCTCAATGACGCGACGACCTTCGTCGACGAGATGCTGGAGGGCATCTACCGCGCGCATCCGCAGGTGACCTATGTCGGCGACGACAAGCGCTGCCTCGTGGTCGCCAATCGGAAGGCCGGCAAGGTCGGCATCGCCACCGGCGGCGGCTCGGGCCACCTGCCGCTGTTCCTCGGCTATGTGGGCGACGGCATGCTCGATGGCTGCGCCGTGGGCGGCGTGTTCCAGTCGCCGAGCGCCGACCAGATGCACGAGGTCACCAAGTACATCGACCAAGGCGCTGGCGTGCTCTACATCTTCGGCAATTACAGCGGCGACATCATCAATTTCGACATGGCGGCCGAGCTTGCGGACATTGACGGCATCCGCGTGAAGCAGGTCATCGGCAATGACGACGTCGCCTCCTCGGTGGTGGGCGAAGAGCACAAGCGCCGCGGCGTCGCCGGCATCTTCTTCGTTTACAAGGCGGCAGGCGCGGCGGCGGCCGAGGGTCTTTCGCTCGATGAGGTGGCGCGCATCGCCGACAAGGCGCGGCTGAACACCCGGACCATGGGCGTCGCGCTGTCGAGCTGCGTCGTTCCCGAAGTGGGGCACGCCACCTTCTCCATCGGCGAGGACGAGATGGAAATCGGCATGGGCATCCATGGCGAGCCGGGCATAAGCCGGAAGAAGCTCGCCCCTGCCGACCAGGTGGTCGACGAGATGATGGAGCGCATCTTCGCCGAACATCCGCTGACCACGGGCGACGAGGTTGCCGTTCTGGTGAACGGGCTGGGCGGCACGCCACGCGAGGAGCTCTACATCCTGTTCCGCCGCGTGTCCCAGCTGATCGAGGGGCGCGGCGCCAAAGTGAAGCATGTGTGGATCGGCGAGTTCGCGACCGCCATGGAAATGGCCGGCGCCTCGATCTCGGTGCTGACGCTCGACGCGGAACTGGATCGCCTGGTGGCGGCCCCGGCGCACACGCCGTTCTTCACCCACGTCGCGGTGTGA
- a CDS encoding amino acid ABC transporter ATP-binding protein: MSLAAASQPTSAPVLRVVDIAKKHGSNWILRGVSLEVERGEVLAVIGPSGSGKTTLVRCINQLEPIDGGRIYLDENLIGYRERGERMERLSERQIAGQRTHIGMVFQRFNLFPHMDALANVMVGPLRVLHRPEPEVRPEAIELLRRVGLGEKLHAFPGQLSGGQQQRVAIARALAMRPRLMLFDEPTSALDPETVGEVLDAMRELATSGTTMIVVTHEMGFARDVADHVMVMDAGVVIERGPSREVFARPAHERTRAFLQAVR, translated from the coding sequence ATGAGCCTCGCCGCCGCATCTCAGCCGACATCCGCGCCCGTGCTGCGCGTGGTGGATATCGCCAAGAAGCACGGCAGCAACTGGATCCTGCGCGGCGTCTCGCTGGAGGTGGAGAGAGGCGAGGTGCTGGCCGTCATCGGTCCCTCCGGCTCGGGCAAGACCACGCTGGTGCGCTGCATCAACCAGCTTGAGCCCATAGACGGCGGCCGCATCTATCTCGATGAGAATCTCATCGGCTATCGCGAACGCGGCGAACGGATGGAGCGGCTCTCCGAGCGGCAGATTGCCGGCCAGCGCACCCACATCGGCATGGTGTTCCAGCGCTTCAACCTGTTCCCGCACATGGACGCGCTGGCCAATGTCATGGTCGGCCCGCTCAGGGTGCTGCATCGCCCGGAGCCGGAGGTCCGGCCCGAGGCGATCGAACTGCTGCGCCGGGTCGGGCTCGGCGAGAAGCTGCATGCCTTTCCGGGCCAACTGTCCGGCGGCCAGCAGCAGCGCGTCGCCATCGCCCGCGCTTTGGCAATGCGTCCCCGGCTGATGCTGTTCGACGAGCCGACCAGCGCGCTCGATCCCGAGACGGTCGGCGAAGTGCTCGACGCGATGCGCGAACTCGCCACGTCCGGCACGACGATGATTGTCGTCACCCACGAGATGGGCTTCGCCCGCGATGTCGCCGACCATGTGATGGTGATGGACGCCGGCGTCGTCATCGAGCGCGGCCCGTCGCGCGAGGTGTTCGCGCGACCCGCGCATGAGCGGACCCGGGCTTTCCTCCAGGCGGTGCGCTGA
- a CDS encoding sugar ABC transporter ATP-binding protein, translated as MSDNHNDPHRPDHFLEVRGIHKRFGGVHALRGVGFSLEAGDAYHLLGENGCGKSTVIKIMSGALAPDEGEIVLDGHSFRALSPIQALSAGIETVYQDLSLIPNLTVAENVALSEQLVMSGGHLARLFDRGRLRQTASAALKTVGLPTDRGFLGTVVSELPLASRQLVAIARAIATRAKLVIMDEPTTSLTRREVDNLIRVVARLRSENVAVLFVTHKLEECYRIGGHAIVFRDGQCVAQGPIESYTRRQLAELMTGRQIDSQRYRTGRPQDEELLRVERLSRQPGFEQISFAVRKGEILGITGLADSGRNELATAIAGITPAIEGKVTIEGREIRVHHPSQAIAAGIGYVPEDRLAEGLFLDKSIFENEIALVVRKLANNFGIVDKAKGRALAAKVSEDMRLNTRDLELPVGALSGGNQQRVLIGRWLSILPRFLLLHGPTVGVDVGSKDTIYRVIQQLAEAGMGLVIVSDDLPELLQNCDRILVMNAGRIVAEFDAEQADENSLYRAMLDSKTEMVQ; from the coding sequence GTGTCCGACAATCACAACGATCCGCATCGGCCGGACCATTTCCTCGAAGTGCGAGGAATTCATAAGCGGTTCGGCGGCGTCCATGCCCTGCGCGGCGTCGGCTTCTCGCTCGAGGCGGGCGATGCCTACCATCTGCTCGGCGAGAATGGCTGCGGCAAGAGCACCGTGATCAAGATCATGTCCGGGGCGCTAGCGCCGGACGAAGGCGAGATCGTGCTCGACGGCCATTCCTTCCGGGCGCTATCGCCGATCCAGGCGCTCAGTGCGGGCATCGAGACCGTCTACCAGGACCTCTCGCTCATCCCGAATCTCACCGTGGCCGAGAACGTCGCGCTCAGCGAGCAACTGGTGATGAGCGGCGGCCACCTTGCCCGGCTGTTCGACCGCGGGCGGCTGCGCCAGACCGCGAGCGCCGCGCTCAAGACGGTCGGCCTGCCCACGGACCGGGGCTTCCTCGGCACCGTGGTATCCGAGCTGCCGCTGGCGTCGCGGCAGCTCGTCGCCATCGCCCGCGCCATCGCCACACGGGCGAAGCTTGTCATCATGGACGAGCCGACCACCTCGCTCACGCGCCGGGAGGTCGACAATCTCATCCGTGTCGTCGCGCGCCTGCGCTCTGAGAACGTCGCCGTGCTGTTCGTCACCCACAAGCTGGAAGAGTGCTATCGCATCGGCGGCCACGCCATCGTCTTCCGCGACGGCCAGTGCGTCGCCCAAGGGCCGATCGAGAGCTACACCAGGCGCCAGCTCGCCGAGCTGATGACCGGACGGCAGATCGATTCCCAGCGCTACCGGACCGGGCGGCCGCAGGACGAGGAGCTTCTTCGCGTCGAGCGGCTTTCTCGGCAGCCCGGCTTCGAGCAGATCAGCTTCGCCGTCCGCAAGGGGGAAATCCTCGGCATCACCGGTCTCGCCGATTCCGGCCGCAACGAGCTCGCCACGGCGATCGCCGGCATCACGCCCGCCATTGAGGGCAAGGTGACGATCGAGGGCCGCGAAATCCGCGTCCACCACCCCTCGCAAGCCATCGCCGCGGGCATCGGCTATGTGCCGGAGGATCGTCTGGCCGAGGGGCTGTTCCTCGACAAATCGATCTTCGAGAACGAGATCGCCCTTGTGGTGCGCAAGCTCGCCAACAATTTCGGCATCGTCGACAAGGCAAAGGGCCGCGCGCTTGCCGCCAAGGTGTCCGAAGACATGCGGCTCAATACGCGCGATCTCGAACTGCCGGTGGGCGCGCTTTCCGGCGGCAACCAGCAGCGCGTCCTGATCGGGCGCTGGCTCAGCATCCTGCCCAGGTTCCTGCTGCTTCACGGCCCCACGGTCGGCGTGGATGTGGGCTCGAAGGATACGATCTACCGTGTCATCCAGCAGCTCGCCGAGGCGGGGATGGGACTGGTCATCGTCAGCGACGACCTGCCCGAACTCCTGCAGAATTGCGACCGCATCCTGGTGATGAATGCAGGGCGGATCGTGGCGGAGTTCGACGCCGAACAGGCCGACGAGAACTCGCTCTACCGGGCCATGCTGGATTCAAAGACGGAGATGGTCCAATGA
- a CDS encoding ABC transporter permease — protein MSSSQLEGIQPSTREARSFGLVQLVSRRPEAITFALLVAICFAVAVINPAFLQPSTLIDIGRASVVMGLFALGVFIILAAGGIDVSFTAIAAFTMYSLTLLVGKYFPGAPIVLVLLMAMAGGALLGVVNGLLVHHLRVPSLIVTIGTQYLFRGILLAFIGTVWIMSLPPQMGAFGRMPLVQFEASNGALITLPVYFLILPVAALVTWWMLNRTLMGRAIFAVGGNANVAARVGYNLRTVHVFLFAYAGALAGLAGIIHVCANRHANPFDLVGTEINVIAAVVLGGARITGGTGTVLGTILGVLLVVVVNSVLVMVGIPSTWQRVVVGGFILLAAAFFVMCQRKS, from the coding sequence ATGAGCTCGTCGCAGCTGGAAGGAATTCAACCCAGCACGCGCGAGGCGCGCTCGTTCGGTCTCGTCCAATTGGTGAGCCGGCGTCCGGAGGCGATCACCTTCGCCCTGCTGGTGGCGATCTGCTTCGCCGTGGCGGTGATCAATCCGGCGTTCCTGCAGCCCTCGACCCTGATCGACATCGGCCGGGCCAGCGTGGTGATGGGGCTGTTCGCCCTCGGCGTCTTCATCATCCTCGCCGCCGGCGGCATCGACGTGTCGTTCACCGCGATCGCCGCGTTCACCATGTATTCGCTGACGCTGCTGGTGGGGAAGTATTTCCCCGGCGCGCCCATCGTCCTGGTGTTGCTCATGGCCATGGCCGGCGGCGCGCTGCTCGGCGTCGTCAACGGCCTGCTGGTGCACCATCTGCGGGTGCCCTCGCTGATCGTCACCATCGGCACCCAGTATCTGTTCCGCGGCATACTGCTTGCCTTCATCGGCACCGTCTGGATCATGTCCCTGCCGCCCCAGATGGGCGCGTTCGGCCGCATGCCGCTGGTGCAGTTCGAGGCGTCGAACGGCGCCCTCATCACCTTGCCGGTCTATTTTCTCATCCTGCCGGTGGCGGCGCTGGTCACCTGGTGGATGCTGAACCGCACGCTGATGGGCCGCGCCATCTTCGCGGTCGGCGGCAACGCCAATGTCGCCGCGCGCGTCGGCTACAATCTGCGCACCGTCCACGTCTTCCTTTTCGCCTATGCGGGCGCGCTCGCCGGGCTGGCCGGCATCATCCATGTCTGCGCCAACCGCCACGCCAACCCGTTCGACCTGGTCGGCACCGAGATCAACGTGATAGCCGCGGTCGTGCTTGGCGGCGCGCGGATCACCGGCGGCACCGGCACGGTCCTCGGCACCATCCTCGGCGTGCTGCTGGTGGTCGTGGTGAACAGCGTGCTGGTGATGGTGGGGATACCGAGCACGTGGCAGCGCGTGGTCGTCGGCGGCTTCATCCTGCTCGCCGCCGCGTTTTTCGTGATGTGCCAGAGAAAAAGCTGA
- a CDS encoding amino acid ABC transporter permease has protein sequence MDFGYFLNFLLNPPAIVWEGLLVTIYISVLAQALGVVLGLGVALARLSTSSWLRGFAIFYVWFWRGTPLLVQLMLAYTGVAAAGIYRYPDLVLGPFVFTGPLQAALLTLALNEAAYMSEIFRSAISTIDNGQTDAARALGMTPAVSFRWVIFPQALRIVIPPLGNEFTLMIKGTSLLSIIGVREFFGTLQNINSATFRTFELFLYAAIWYLILTTILGFAQKWLERRMARHEAPAARRLSAALSKRSLLAGQR, from the coding sequence ATGGATTTCGGCTACTTCCTCAACTTCCTGCTCAACCCTCCCGCCATCGTGTGGGAGGGGCTGCTGGTGACCATTTACATCTCGGTGCTGGCGCAGGCCTTGGGCGTGGTGCTGGGGCTTGGTGTCGCGCTGGCGCGGCTCTCCACCAGTAGCTGGCTGCGTGGCTTCGCGATCTTCTATGTCTGGTTCTGGCGCGGCACGCCGCTGCTGGTGCAATTGATGCTGGCCTATACCGGCGTAGCTGCTGCCGGCATCTACCGCTACCCCGATCTGGTGCTGGGGCCCTTCGTCTTCACTGGTCCACTGCAGGCGGCATTGCTCACGCTGGCGCTCAACGAGGCCGCCTATATGAGCGAAATCTTCCGCTCCGCCATCTCCACCATCGACAATGGCCAGACCGATGCGGCGCGGGCGCTGGGCATGACGCCCGCCGTCTCGTTCCGCTGGGTGATCTTTCCGCAGGCGCTGCGCATCGTCATCCCGCCGCTCGGGAATGAGTTCACCCTGATGATCAAGGGCACCTCGCTGCTCAGCATCATCGGCGTGCGCGAATTCTTCGGGACGCTGCAGAACATCAATTCGGCGACGTTCCGCACTTTCGAACTCTTCCTCTATGCCGCCATCTGGTACCTGATCCTGACGACCATCCTCGGCTTTGCGCAGAAATGGCTGGAGCGCCGCATGGCGCGGCACGAGGCCCCGGCCGCGCGTCGCCTGTCCGCTGCGCTCTCCAAGCGCTCCCTGCTGGCGGGCCAGCGATGA